A genome region from Eremothecium gossypii ATCC 10895 chromosome VII, complete sequence includes the following:
- the NCR1 gene encoding sphingolipid transporter (Syntenic homolog of Saccharomyces cerevisiae YPL006W (NCR1)) — MRTNEMLSVILVGVYLLVGLPCGRAAAQCAMYGNCGRQSAFGAELPCPVGADFTPEPLSADDSGFLASVCGPEWGSMDYVCCTRDQMVKLRANLKKAEAIIASCPACAKNFAATFCHFTCSPAQRQFLDVKETELSTIGKRIVTEVDFYVESEYGESFYDSCKNVKFSSTNGYAMDLIGGGAHNYKEFLNFLGDKKPSLGGSPFQINFKYSSETGQAPLNEKTYACNDTEFRCACADCQESCPVLKPVKSGQCKVGKLPCLSFGALVAYGGAALALLLSYLYVSRAKGDGVLLQDDAMGDDNEELNRQAEDELFHEYPTSRYRLNDVLADHLGSVAAYCIKYPYHVLGATFAVVLILSSLIPFFGRLETDPVALWVSKRSPRFIEKQYFDENFGPFYRMEQIFIANDNGPVLSYEHLDWWFTIEKEITSGLQSSDNTTFQDLCLRPTSDSTCVIQSVTQYFDGILPPKSTWLEDLKTCAESPVSCLPSFQQPLNSKLLFSHENITESNALVISLPVDNHTQSAELWEQTLEDYLSKLDVPKGLRLSFSTESSLSKELGKNNDVTIVLISYVIMFFYASWALKNKMGKQRFLLGGTGILIVFCSILSAVGMLSALGLSSTLIIAEVIPFLILAIGVDNIFLLTGEYDRTTAGNTSLSIEDRILISVRKIAPSIVTSVVCQTVCFLLAAFVGMPAVRNFALYSAAALFFNFLFQITAFVSILTLYENKYESYLSNTSLEQEPPFFLPKLRNVILKKSTAIVFIVWSLASIVFLPYISIGLDQKMAVPQDSHLTTYFEDVSQYLNVGPPVYFVLRNLDLTKRENQKKICGKFTTCNEFSLANVLEQERNRSTITEPLTNWYDDFMMFLNPALDECCRLKKGSQEVCPPRYPFRRCQTCYPPGTWDYDMTDFPEDGEFMRFFKIWIDAPSEPCPLGGKAPYSSSIIYNDSVIEASMFRSYHSPLRTQKDYIAAYKDAERITGEFKDLDVFAYSPVYIFFDQYRSLVSLTLKLLAVALITMFWISLVMLGSVSTALLLTGTVFMILVDIGASMVLFNIPLNAVSLVNLVICVGLAVEFCIHIARAFTLVPVGIKNSRPSRSVYALASVGESVFRGITMTKLIGVCILFFAQSKIFQVFYFRMWLSLILIASLHALIFLPTALAFLGGQSYVEGNSEVRLVDAE; from the coding sequence ATGCGAACAAACGAGATGCTCTCAGTAATCCTCGTGGGCGTATACCTTCTAGTAGGGCTACCATGTGGGAGAGCTGCGGCACAATGTGCCATGTACGGCAACTGCGGGCGGCAGAGCGCGTTTGGCGCAGAGCTACCTTGTCCAGTTGGCGCCGACTTCACCCCTGAACCGCTCAGCGCCGATGACTCGGGATTCCTAGCGAGCGTGTGCGGGCCCGAATGGGGGTCGATGGACTACGTCTGCTGCACGCGGGACCAAATGGTCAAGTTGCGTGCAAACCTGAAAAAGGCGGAAGCAATTATTGCATCGTGTCCCGCGTGTGCGAAGAACTTTGCCGCTACGTTCTGTCACTTTACGTGCTCGCCGGCGCAGCGGCAGTTCTTGGACGTCAAGGAGACGGAACTTTCGACCATTGGCAAGAGAATCGTTACTGAGGTTGATTTCTACGTGGAGTCGGAATACGGGGAGTCGTTCTACGACTCGTGCAAAAATGTCAAGTTTTCCTCTACCAACGGTTACGCCATGGACCTGATTGGGGGCGGGGCCCACAACTACAAAGAGTTCCTCAACTTCTTGGGTGATAAGAAACCCTCCTTGGGGGGCTCGCCGTTCCAGATAAATTTCAAGTACTCTTCAGAGACCGGGCAGGCCCCTCTCAATGAGAAGACATACGCGTGCAATGACACGGAATTCAGGTGTGCCTGTGCAGACTGCCAGGAATCTTGTCCGGTCCTGAAGCCGGTCAAGTCGGGGCAGTGCAAGGTTGGAAAACTGCCCTGTTTGTCGTTCGGCGCCCTGGTGGCGTACGGGGGCGCGGCGCTAGCACTGCTACTTTCTTACCTTTATGTCTCAAGGGCGAAGGGCGACGGCGTGTTGCTGCAGGATGATGCTATGGGTGACGATAACGAAGAATTAAATCGCCAAGCGGAGGACGAGCTGTTCCATGAGTACCCGACTTCGCGTTACCGTCTCAATGATGTGCTAGCAGACCACCTTGGATCGGTCGCTGCGTACTGCATCAAGTACCCATACCATGTATTGGGCGCGACTTTTGCAGTGGTATTGATACTGTCTTCCTTGATTCCCTTCTTTGGCCGGCTAGAGACAGATCCCGTCGCGCTTTGGGTAAGCAAGCGTTCTCCAAGGTTTATCGAAAAGCAATACTTTGACGAGAACTTTGGTCCCTTTTACAGAATGGAACAGATTTTTATCGCCAACGACAATGGTCCTGTTTTGTCATATGAGCATCTAGATTGGTGGTTCACTATCGAGAAGGAGATCACATCTGGGCTGCAGTCAAGCGACAACACGACTTTCCAGGATTTATGTTTGAGGCCCACAAGCGACTCGACGTGTGTTATCCAGTCCGTTACTCAATACTTTGATGGCATTTTGCCGCCGAAGAGCACTTGGCTAGAGGATTTAAAAACATGTGCGGAGTCGCCAGTTAGTTGTTTACCTTCGTTCCAGCAACCGTTGAATAGCAAATTGCTATTCAGCCACGAAAATATCACTGAATCCAATGCACTTGTGATCAGTTTACCCGTTGACAATCATACTCAATCGGCTGAACTATGGGAGCAGACACTGGAAGACTACCTATCGAAACTCGACGTCCCTAAGGGCCTACGTTTGAGTTTCAGCACTGAATCGTCCTTGAGCAAGGAACTCGGCAAGAATAATGACGTGACTATAGTTTTAATTTCTTACGTTATAATGTTCTTCTACGCGTCCTGGGCCTTGAAGAACAAGATGGGTAAACAACGGTTTTTGCTAGGTGGTACTGGTATCTTGATCGTGTTTTGCTCTATCCTATCCGCAGTTGGTATGCTCAGCGCACTAGGATTGAGCTCGACGCTAATCATAGCAGAAGTTATCCCGTTCTTGATCCTTGCCATTGGTGTTGATAATATCTTTTTACTCACAGGTGAATATGATAGAACAACAGCAGGCAACACGAGCTTGAGCATTGAAGATAGAATTCTAATATCGGTGAGAAAAATAGCCCCTTCAATCGTTACATCTGTTGTTTGCCAGACGGTATGTTTCCTATTAGCTGCGTTTGTTGGTATGCCGGCGGTCCGGAACTTTGCTCTTTACTCCGCCGCTGCCCTTTTCTTCAACTTTTTGTTCCAAATCACAGCTTTTGTATCCATTTTGACCTTGTATGAGAACAAATACGAAAGTTACCTCTCGAACACCTCGTTGGAGCAGGAGCCACCATTTTTCCTACCAAAACTCAGAAATGTCATCCTGAAGAAGAGCACTGCCATTGTATTTATCGTATGGAGTTTGGCTTCTATTGTATTCCTACCATATATTAGTATCGGTCTGGATCAAAAAATGGCAGTACCACAAGATTCTCACCTAACAACCTATTTTGAGGACGTGAGCCAATATTTGAATGTCGGTCCACCGGTATATTTTGTTCTTCGGAATCTAGACTTAACCAAAAGAGAGAATCAAAAGAAAATCTGTGGCAAGTTCACAACATGTAATGAGTTCTCCCTTGCAAATGTTTTAGAACAAGAGCGGAACCGGTCCACAATCACAGAGCCATTGACAAATTGGTATGACGACTTCATGATGTTCCTAAATCCAGCTCTAGATGAGTGTTGCCGGTTAAAGAAGGGTAGTCAGGAAGTATGTCCTCCACGCTATCCTTTCAGGAGATGCCAGACGTGCTATCCTCCAGGTACATGGGACTATGATATGACTGATTTCCCAGAAGATGGCGAATTTATGCGCTTCTTCAAAATATGGATTGACGCTCCAAGTGAACCCTGTCCACTAGGTGGGAAGGCGCCATACTCAAGCTCTATAATTTACAATGATTCCGTCATTGAAGCTTCCATGTTCAGGAGCTACCATTCTCCTCTTCGCACCCAAAAGGACTACATAGCAGCATACAAGGATGCAGAAAGGATAACAGGTGAATTCAAGGACTTAGATGTATTTGCATACTCACCGGTCTACATCTTTTTTGACCAATATCGCTCCCTCGTCTCGTTGACTCTCAAGCTTCTGGCTGTCGCGCTTATTACAATGTTCTGGATTTCCCTAGTTATGCTCGGATCTGTCTCAACCGCCTTGCTTTTGACAGGAACCGTGTTTATGATTCTTGTCGACATTGGTGCAAGTATGGTGCTTTTCAATATCCCCTTGAATGCTGTCAGCTTGGTCAACCTTGTGATATGCGTTGGTTTGGCCGTCGAGTTTTGTATCCACATCGCCAGAGCATTCACCCTGGTCCCTGTTGGTATCAAGAACAGCCGCCCATCCAGATCAGTTTATGCACTAGCAAGTGTTGGTGAGTCTGTCTTTAGAGGTATCACGATGACCAAATTGATCGGTGTGTGCATTTTATTCTTTGCACAATCAAAGATTTTCCAGGTATTTTACTTTAGAATGTGGCTCAGTCTAATCTTAATCGCTTCGCTGCATGCTCTAATATTCCTTCCAACCGCTTTGGCATTTTTGGGTGGCCAGAGTTACGTTGAGGGCAACAGTGAAGTTAGACTCGTTGACGCCGAATAA
- the AEP3 gene encoding Aep3p (Syntenic homolog of Saccharomyces cerevisiae YPL005W (AEP3)) yields the protein MNKIVHKVAEAFRKNGVPRTKWLNPKTIYGLANQKLLGSVEAPHAQGTGLNTVPQVEHYTKACRTKQRDMVRSYLEATGSTHFARLNTPAYNKSSALEFYAKLKALQRYTEGEEVLFQMSSVEVREIISRLVKLTQEGDQIPDEQRRFPTELFMDVAPVPNFNDDPGILEQYIGILTHSAFYYHNTSKIDPIPHILRDLLHPQNEKTASLRTTTMFNDLIYYFGKKSDYASCREYYSQMKLEKKTPNIETYRLLFLNLLKNMQIPKKQLPYKEMIFYLNDMEKFGVPADAKIWAYCYHLLVESVSKKLLLEKMIQHNAPISPDFIVSILRTLDVDCKAILEFAKEYSIPFTPKLLRLCISKLCKEYKFESAWQLLTSLCRSTDVVTTGSVNILLNAAAEKGRLDLAVLTYNSMKVQLGVTPDLRTHRLIFKAMARNGYHENFQDVYHWAVWSMKRSTSGWFVHDAWSRRCESMIKQKCGSVTPPTTENMEKVAAILHRGVWDNRGLFIRCWGEYKELRHVFRLLGSIPPAYKGKTA from the coding sequence ATGAATAAAATTGTACACAAAGTTGCTGAGGCATTTAGGAAAAATGGAGTCCCCCGTACCAAGTGGCTAAATCCGAAGACTATTTACGGGCTTGCCAATCAAAAGTTACTGGGTTCTGTAGAGGCTCCCCATGCACAAGGAACAGGTCTCAATACAGTACCTCAAGTTGAACATTATACTAAGGCATGTAGAACTAAACAGAGAGATATGGTGCGGTCCTACCTTGAAGCTACAGGTAGCACGCACTTTGCCAGGTTAAATACGCCTGCTTATAATAAGTCAAGTGCGCTAGAATTTTACGCAAAGCTGAAAGCACTACAGCGATATACTGAGGgggaggaagtgttattTCAGATGTCGAGTGTTGAAGTTAGAGAGATAATTTCCCGCCTGGTGAAGCTAACACAGGAAGGAGACCAAATCCCCGATGAACAGCGACGATTTCCCACCGAACTATTCATGGACGTAGCACCTGTACCAAATTTTAATGATGATCCAGGCATACTAGAACAGTATATCGGCATTTTAACGCATTCAGCATTTTACTACCATAACACATCAAAGATAGACCCCATTCCGCATATATTGAGGGATCTTTTGCATCCCCAGAATGAAAAAACCGCATCGCTGCGTACAACAACCATGTTTAATGATCTCATATACTACTTCGGCAAGAAGTCGGACTATGCTTCCTGTCGAGAATACTACAGTCAGATGAAGCTGGAAAAAAAAACACCGAACATCGAAACGTATCGATTGCTCTTCCTAAACCTCTTGAAGAACATGCAGATTCCGAAGAAGCAACTTCCATACAAGGAGATGATTTTCTATCTCAATGATATGGAGAAATTTGGCGTTCCCGCCGACGCAAAGATATGGGCTTATTGTTATCATTTGCTGGTTGAGAGCGTTTCCAAAAAACTGCTACTCGAAAAAATGATACAACACAATGCGCCCATCTCCCCAGACTTCATTGTCAGTATATTGCGTACCCTGGATGTGGACTGCAAGGCTATACTAGAGTTTGCAAAGGAGTACTCTATTCCTTTTACCCCGAAGTTGCTGCGGTTATGCATTAGCAAACTCTGCAAGGAATACAAATTTGAATCTGCCTGGCAACTACTCACTTCACTGTGTCGAAGCACGGATGTTGTCACTACTGGCTCTGTTAATATCCTACTGAATGCTGCCGCTGAGAAGGGACGGTTAGATCTCGCAGTGCTGACCTATAACTCAATGAAAGTTCAGCTAGGTGTTACTCCTGATCTTCGTACCCATCGCCTAATTTTCAAAGCAATGGCTAGGAACGGTTACCATGAAAATTTCCAGGATGTCTATCATTGGGCCGTATGGAGCATGAAGCGCAGTACTTCTGGCTGGTTTGTTCATGACGCCTGGTCCCGGCGATGTGAGTCCATGATAAAGCAAAAATGCGGCAGTGTCACGCCTCCTACTACGGAGAACATGGAGAAGGTTGCAGCTATATTGCACAGAGGTGTCTGGGATAACAGAGGCCTGTTTATACGCTGCTGGGGGGAGTATAAAGAATTGCGCCACGTCTTCCGCCTGCTGGGGTCTATTCCGCCCGCATACAAAGGAAAGACCGCTTAA
- the LSP1 gene encoding lipid-binding protein LSP1 (Syntenic homolog of Saccharomyces cerevisiae YPL004C (LSP1)) — translation MHRTYSLRNQKAPTASDLQSPPPPPSSTRSKFFGRAGIASSFRKNAAGNFGPELARKLSSFVKTEKGVLRALEVVANERRAAARQLSMWGMDNDDDVSDVTDKLGVLIYELGELQDQFIDKYDQYRVTVKSIRNIEASVQPSRDRKQKITDQIAHLKYKEPQSPKIPVLEQELVRAEAESLVAEAQLSNITREKLKAAFNYQFDAIRELSEKFALIAGYGKALLELLDDSPVTPGETRPAYDGYEASRQIIMDAEQALEEWTLDAAAVKPNLSFHQTVDDVYDGEDGGEEHDWEGTQDETEQATK, via the coding sequence ATGCACAGAACATACTCTTTGAGAAACCAGAAGGCGCCTACTGCGTCAGACCTCCAGTCACCCCCTCCCCCACCCTCTTCCACACGTTCCAAGTTCTTTGGGCGTGCCGGGATTGCTTCCTCGTTCCGCAAGAATGCAGCGGGAAACTTTGGCCCCGAGTTGGCACGGAAGCTGTCTTCGTTCGTGAAGACGGAAAAGGGGGTGCTACGTGCGCTGGAAGTGGTGGCCAATGAgcggcgcgccgctgcgcggcAGCTGTCGATGTGGGGCATGGACAACGACGACGATGTGTCCGACGTGACCGACAAACTGGGCGTGCTCATCTACGAACTGGGGGAACTACAGGACCAGTTCATCGACAAGTACGACCAGTACCGGGTGACGGTCAAGTCGATCAGGAACATCGAGGCTTCCGTGCAACCTTCGCGCGACCGCAAGCAGAAGATCACCGACCAGATTGCCCACTTGAAGTACAAGGAGCCACAGTCGCCCAAGATCCCAGTGTTGGAGCAGGAGCTTGTGCGCGCGGAGGCAGAATCGCTTGTTGCAGAGGCACAGTTGTCGAACATCACAAGAGAAAAGTTGAAGGCTGCGTTCAACTACCAATTCGATGCGATCAGGGAGCTTTCCGAGAAGTTCGCGTTGATTGCAGGGTATGGTAAGGCCTTGTTGGAGCTATTGGACGATTCTCCTGTCACGCCGGGCGAGACGAGACCAGCGTATGACGGCTACGAGGCGTCTAGACAGATTATAATGGATGCGGAGCAGGCTTTGGAAGAGTGGACCCTGGATGCTGCCGCCGTGAAGCCCAACTTGTCATTCCACCAAACAGTCGATGACGTCTATGATGGCGAAGACGGCGGTGAAGAACATGACTGGGAGGGAACTCAGGACGAGACCGAGCAGGCCACCAAGTAA
- the ULA1 gene encoding Ula1p (Syntenic homolog of Saccharomyces cerevisiae YPL003W (ULA1)), with the protein MDRYDRQKRLWGASGQQGLRHAHVCVIGGADGGLWCEVAKNLALSGVGAVRIISTGSSDDSYERFFQPAELCSLNTDVGWSFSSWKGAAVAAEQWSECSALIVTTGAPGVVEEVTAKWRERKMPVLLSAHCASVYGYVRLLSPETHCVIEAHPQHRVPDLQLYAGWGELDELCGKTAVSQLDPEERQDVPFAVLLRSAVRSLGRKPASREEARAALDDLYTPNHSGATIEDMNFLEAVKYAHLALAPTEPVLPRVAEAWAAMPPDLEQVGDPFNRQFWVLVRALKQYFTAYGSLPLSGELPDMESSTVRYYELKDCYEQKARADRKRLAGFLSSTIPDAVIDAFCRNLRYLRIIRPSKLIGLDESLSELKRVNTDGAMLLSALLSIQYGIQEPTVNKKGSEYLNNINRFSGSNFYPTVAFIGGVLAQEATKFLTHQYVPIENTFVYDGLLNTTETIML; encoded by the coding sequence ATGGACCGGTACGACCGGCAGAAGCGCTTGTGGGGTGCTTCGGGACAGCAAGGATTACGGCATGCGCACGTCTGTGTTATTGGGGGCGCGGATGGCGGACTTTGGTGCGAAGTAGCTAAGAATCTTGCTCTATCTGGGGTCGGGGCAGTCAGGATTATATCTACTGGGAGCAGTGACGATAGTTACGAACGGTTCTTTCAGCCAGCAGAATTGTGTTCGCTGAACACAGATGTCGGCTGGAGTTTCTCCTCATGGAagggcgcggcggtggcTGCCGAGCAGTGGTCTGAGTGCTCGGCATTGATCGTAACAACGGGGGCACCTGGCGTCGTCGAAGAGGTGACTGCCAAGTGGCGTGAGCGCAAGATGCCAGTGCTATTATCAGCGCACTGCGCGTCTGTCTACGGCTACGTGCGTCTGCTGTCGCCAGAAACACATTGCGTTATTGAGGCGCATCCACAGCACCGCGTGCCAGACCTACAGCTCTACGCAGGATGGGGAGAACTCGATGAGCTTTGTGGGAAAACCGCAGTCTCGCAGCTGGACCCTGAGGAGAGGCAGGATGTGCCTTTTGCAGTTCTCCTGCGCAGTGCTGTACGTTCTCTGGGCAGGAAGCCTGCGTCGCGAGAGGAAGCCCGAGCCGCGCTCGATGATTTGTATACCCCGAATCATTCTGGGGCAACTATAGAGGATATGAACTTCCTTGAAGCAGTCAAGTATGCACATTTGGCACTTGCCCCAACCGAACCGGTGCTGCCTCGGGTAGCCGAGGCGTGGGCTGCCATGCCGCCAGATCTGGAACAAGTGGGTGACCCCTTCAACCGGCAATTCTGGGTTCTGGTGCGTGCTTTGAAGCAGTATTTCACGGCTTATGGAAGCCTCCCACTTTCTGGCGAGCTACCTGATATGGAATCCAGTACGGTGAGGTACTATGAACTGAAGGACTGCTACGAGCAGAAAGCAAGGGCAGACAGAAAGAGACTTGCTGGCTTTCTGTCTTCTACAATCCCGGATGCTGTAATTGATGCGTTTTGTAGGAATCTGCGGTATCTGAGAATTATCCGACCTTCAAAGTTGATAGGGTTGGACGAAAGTCTGTCAGAATTGAAAAGAGTGAATACAGATGGAGCAATGCTCCTTTCAGCTTTACTCTCTATTCAGTACGGAATTCAAGAGCCGACAGTTAACAAAAAGGGATCAGAATATTTAAACAACATCAATCGCTTCTCTGGTAGTAATTTCTATCCAACTGTCGCCTTTATCGGAGGTGTGCTTGCTCAAGAGGCTACCAAATTCCTGACACACCAGTATGTACCCATCGAAAACACTTTTGTATATGATGGTCTATTAAATACTACTGAAACTATCATGCTTTAG